One Thermoplasma volcanium GSS1 genomic window carries:
- a CDS encoding class I SAM-dependent methyltransferase yields MHFGKHNVDFMLPSLRKEWEDPEKIVSQIPIQPNFDIVDLGCGPGFFTLPLSETTDGKVYAIDASQEMIDALKQRIDGRSNIVTIKAPAEKIPLPDLSADLVFIANAYHDFDDRDEVLSEIYRILRAGRFLVDIDWKKEETTRGPPIDIRIDKKEAMLEIASHNFDIESEIEAGPHHYGLIFKKI; encoded by the coding sequence TTGCACTTTGGCAAGCACAACGTAGATTTCATGCTGCCCTCATTAAGAAAGGAGTGGGAAGATCCAGAAAAGATAGTGTCGCAGATACCAATCCAGCCAAATTTCGACATTGTAGATCTTGGCTGCGGACCTGGTTTTTTTACGCTTCCACTCTCCGAGACAACGGATGGGAAGGTTTACGCCATAGACGCATCGCAGGAGATGATAGACGCCCTAAAACAGAGAATAGACGGGAGATCGAACATAGTAACGATAAAGGCACCAGCGGAGAAAATTCCTCTCCCTGATTTATCCGCCGATTTGGTATTCATAGCAAACGCCTATCATGACTTTGATGATAGAGATGAAGTGCTTTCGGAAATATACAGAATATTAAGAGCTGGTAGATTCTTGGTAGATATAGATTGGAAAAAGGAAGAGACCACGCGTGGCCCGCCGATTGATATACGCATAGATAAAAAGGAAGCTATGCTAGAGATAGCATCGCATAACTTTGACATCGAATCCGAGATAGAAGCGGGCCCTCATCATTACGGGTTAATATTTAAGAAAATTTGA
- a CDS encoding SRPBCC family protein translates to MDYSGSFYVDRDPAEVKQFISNFENVVACLPGIDSYTNNGNEFECRIRLDISSLSNSYLKHISGKMKFLFVPERDNGISVNGSGRIAGSSVSMNVKVFVEGSNEHAKVTWSAAIDYGLILKAMGSEKIKEVTDENIKRSIECLRGKISMH, encoded by the coding sequence ATGGATTATTCCGGTTCATTTTACGTAGATCGAGATCCCGCGGAGGTTAAGCAGTTTATATCAAATTTTGAGAATGTAGTCGCGTGTCTGCCAGGCATTGACAGCTATACGAACAATGGAAACGAGTTTGAGTGCAGGATTAGGCTAGATATTTCTTCATTATCCAATTCGTATTTGAAGCATATCTCAGGAAAGATGAAGTTTCTATTTGTGCCAGAGAGGGACAATGGTATTTCGGTAAATGGAAGCGGAAGGATAGCAGGCTCTTCTGTATCGATGAACGTCAAAGTTTTCGTTGAAGGCAGCAACGAACATGCTAAAGTAACATGGAGCGCAGCTATCGATTACGGGCTTATACTAAAGGCTATGGGGAGCGAAAAAATAAAAGAAGTAACGGACGAAAATATAAAGAGAAGTATAGAGTGCTTAAGAGGAAAGATATCTATGCACTAA
- a CDS encoding TIGR04053 family radical SAM/SPASM domain-containing protein: protein MMGYNFNEKPLLIFWETTKACGLKCEHCRASAILEALPDEMNYDESIDFLSHIKEFGKPYPIVILTGGDMLRKRRINDIMKYLKDAEIPFSVSPAVTEMLTDERIKSFLEFGVSSVSISLDGMKDVHEKVRGVPGVFDDTVRVVEKLIKEGIPMQINTVVMRSTVNDLPKVLKLILDKSVKVWEVFFLIKTGRGIDREDLSPEEYEDVNKYLLYATGYGIRIRTVESPIFRRITLQSGSTGRIEGGPLYQKLVSETEKIIGKKPSAIAKSVIPTRDGYGIIFVGHNGDVYPSGFLPYKVGNVKNQSIVDIYRKSELLRKIRDPDNLVGKCGFCEYRSVCGGSRARAFAYSSDPFGTDPSCSYMPKSVVSA from the coding sequence ATGATGGGTTATAATTTCAATGAGAAGCCACTCCTCATCTTTTGGGAAACAACGAAGGCATGCGGTTTGAAATGTGAACACTGCCGGGCTTCTGCAATTCTCGAAGCTCTTCCAGATGAAATGAATTACGATGAGTCCATAGACTTCCTTTCACACATAAAGGAGTTTGGCAAGCCTTATCCAATAGTCATATTGACTGGCGGTGATATGCTCAGGAAGCGGCGAATAAACGATATAATGAAGTACCTAAAGGATGCCGAGATACCGTTTTCTGTCAGCCCTGCGGTCACTGAAATGCTTACTGATGAACGGATTAAGTCATTTCTGGAATTTGGCGTATCTTCAGTTTCAATAAGCCTCGACGGCATGAAGGATGTTCACGAGAAGGTCCGAGGCGTGCCCGGGGTCTTCGACGACACTGTCAGGGTAGTAGAAAAATTAATCAAAGAAGGCATACCTATGCAGATAAACACTGTCGTTATGAGATCAACAGTTAATGATCTTCCGAAGGTACTCAAGCTTATCCTTGATAAGTCGGTTAAAGTGTGGGAGGTATTCTTTTTGATAAAAACAGGCCGCGGCATCGACAGGGAAGATCTAAGCCCTGAGGAATACGAGGATGTAAACAAGTATCTGCTCTACGCAACGGGTTACGGTATTAGGATTCGGACTGTAGAATCGCCCATATTCAGGCGCATCACATTGCAGAGCGGATCAACGGGAAGAATTGAAGGCGGGCCTCTTTACCAAAAGCTCGTATCGGAGACGGAAAAAATAATAGGAAAAAAGCCGTCTGCTATTGCAAAGTCCGTTATTCCTACACGAGATGGCTACGGCATAATATTTGTTGGCCACAACGGAGACGTATACCCTAGCGGATTTTTACCATACAAAGTTGGGAACGTTAAGAATCAAAGCATCGTAGATATCTATAGGAAAAGCGAACTTCTGAGAAAGATAAGGGATCCTGACAACCTTGTTGGAAAGTGCGGCTTCTGCGAATACAGATCGGTTTGCGGCGGTTCACGGGCAAGGGCATTTGCCTATAGCTCGGATCCATTCGGAACAGATCCAAGCTGTTCATACATGCCCAAGTCCGTTGTTAGTGCATAG
- a CDS encoding 3-methyl-2-oxobutanoate dehydrogenase subunit beta: MPISIPKQELMEPGHTACHGCGATLAMRYVLKALGTKTVVSVPASCWAVIPGAMPYRTLDVPMVYTPFAATGASISGLREALDIQGKEDYNVVGFAGDGGTADIGLQGLSGAMERGHNVFYIMYDNEGYMNTGVQRSGSTPYGAKTTTTPVGKERDFKRENKKVVADMMIAQNVPYVATATVAYPEDIIKKIERAREINGPKFIQILAPCPTGWYYPPEKTIEISRLAVQSRMFPLYEFVEGKFYLNKSFKQVDVTDYIKAQDRFRHLNDEEIEQLRRYIEERWNMLLEWEKLYR; this comes from the coding sequence ATGCCAATATCGATACCAAAGCAGGAGCTTATGGAGCCTGGCCATACAGCTTGTCATGGATGCGGTGCAACCCTTGCCATGCGATACGTGCTTAAGGCCCTGGGAACAAAAACTGTCGTGTCCGTTCCCGCTTCGTGTTGGGCAGTTATACCTGGCGCGATGCCCTACCGTACACTCGACGTACCTATGGTATATACCCCATTTGCAGCTACGGGAGCAAGCATATCTGGACTCCGGGAAGCCTTAGACATCCAGGGCAAGGAGGACTATAATGTAGTTGGCTTCGCTGGGGACGGAGGTACAGCAGACATAGGCCTCCAAGGGCTGAGCGGGGCCATGGAACGGGGGCATAACGTATTCTACATAATGTACGACAACGAAGGTTACATGAACACCGGAGTACAGAGGTCAGGGAGTACGCCTTACGGTGCCAAGACAACAACTACGCCAGTAGGTAAGGAAAGGGACTTCAAAAGGGAAAACAAAAAGGTAGTAGCTGATATGATGATTGCACAGAACGTTCCATACGTGGCCACAGCTACAGTCGCGTATCCGGAGGACATAATAAAGAAGATAGAAAGAGCTAGGGAGATCAATGGCCCGAAGTTCATCCAGATACTCGCCCCATGCCCGACAGGGTGGTACTATCCGCCTGAAAAGACTATAGAGATATCAAGGCTGGCTGTGCAATCGAGAATGTTCCCTCTCTACGAATTCGTAGAAGGAAAATTTTACCTAAATAAGAGCTTCAAACAGGTCGATGTTACCGATTACATAAAGGCACAGGACAGGTTCAGGCACCTTAATGACGAAGAAATAGAACAGCTCAGGCGGTATATTGAAGAGAGGTGGAATATGCTGCTTGAGTGGGAAAAACTTTATCGTTAA